A genomic stretch from Xenopus laevis strain J_2021 chromosome 6S, Xenopus_laevis_v10.1, whole genome shotgun sequence includes:
- the LOC121395223 gene encoding cathelicidin-6-like: protein METWCHLLLLFGGAVRIHSAPLNGLTFSSPNSETIKKAVNIYNEGRNSSFLFRLLKSDLQNKQVGTPAGSKLHFMIKETICLNTKQQSLEACAYKENGVVKNCTLTSNPKQRDIKVSCDSLTSEKPSLKENLLDDNVKEYKTSPPLQEAAGNLNLLVKPNVSSYGNRQKPTKTHVSSMSCLSCIFDLFGYARK from the exons ATGGAGACTTGGTGCCACCTACTGCTGCTATTTGGAGGTGCTGTGCGGATACACTCTGCACCCCTGAATGGATTAACATTCAGCTCCCCAAATTCTGAAACTATTAAAAAGGCAGTTAACATCTACAATGAAGGACGCAACAGCAGCTTCCTATTCAGGCTTCTCAAAAGTGACCTACAGAATAAACAG GTTGGTACCCCAGCTGGAAgtaaattgcattttatgatCAAAGAGACAATTTGCCTGAATACTAAACAACAAAGCCTTGAAGCATGTGCCTATAAAGAGAATGGT gtGGTAAAGAACTGCACATTAACCTCTAATCCAAAACAGAGAGATATTAAAGTCTCCTGTGATTCATTAACTTCTGAG AAACCCTCTTTGAAAGAAAATCTATTAGACGACAATGTTAAGGAATACAAGACGAGCCCCCCCCTACAGGAAGCAGCCGGGAATCTGAATCTTCTGGTGAAACCAAATGTTTCCAGCTACGGAAATCGCCAAAAACCAACCAAAACCCATGTCAGTTCTATGTCGTGCTTGTCCTGCATCTTTGATTTATTTGGTTATGCAAGGAAGTAA